One region of Indicator indicator isolate 239-I01 chromosome 35, UM_Iind_1.1, whole genome shotgun sequence genomic DNA includes:
- the PI16 gene encoding peptidase inhibitor 16: MLSSGLPPLFLMLTVLELSWSLSDEEKKIILDGHNKYRSQVSPPAMDMLKMIWDTELEAFAQAYAEKCIWDHNKERGRRGENLFAMAPTLDLDFAVEDWNGEEKYYNLTASSCEPGQMCGHYTQVVWASTQRIGCGAKFCEQLDGIEAEGMHLLVCNYYPPGNMKGRKPYKEGPSCSQCPEGRICVNSLCGALDIEELEPEQTSMDQPTAGAPSACLGLSLFLLPSVTLVGLLL, from the exons ATGCTGAGCTCAGggcttcctcctcttttcctgatGCTGACGGTGCTGGAGCTCAGCTGGTCCCTGAGTGATGAAGAGAAGAAGATCATCTTGGATGGGCACAATAAATATCGCTCCCAGGTGTCTCCTCCTgctatggacatgctgaagATG ATCTgggacacagagctggaggCCTTTGCCCAAGCCTATGCAGAGAAGTGCATCTGGGACCACAACAAGGAGCGGGGCCGGAGGGGGGAGAACCTCTTTGCTATGGCCCCGACCCTGGACCTCGACTTCGCCGTGGAGGACTGGAACGGGGAGGAGAAGTACTACAACctgacagcttccagctgtgaGCCCGGGCAGATGTGTGGCCACTACACCCAG GTGGTCTGGGCGAGCACTCAGCGGATCGGCTGCGGGGCCAAGTTCTGCGAGCAGCTGGATGGCATCGAGGCCGAGGGCATGCACCTGCTGGTCTGCAACTACTACCCCCC GGGGAACATGAAAGGGCGGAAGCCATACAAGGAAGGACCCTCCTGTTCCCAGTGTCCTGAGGGCAGGATCTGTGTCAACTCCTTGTGTG GTGCCCTGGACAttgaagagctggagccagAGCAGACAAGCATGGATCAGCCCACGGCTGGagcccccagtgcctgcctggGCCTTTCactcttcctcctgcccagTGTCACCCTGGTGGGCCTCCTGCTCTGA